The following is a genomic window from Deltaproteobacteria bacterium.
CTCGTACAGCCGGGCCGTACTCGGCAACACTTGCGTGTACCCGAGGGCCCCGACCTTACTCTTCGCCTTGGGGTTGAATCCCGACTCCACTTTTACGAGGCGAAACGCCAGGGCCGGGTCCACCCCCTCTGCGAGGGCGACGTCGTAAATCGCCGCTGCCAGGTCGGCCGCGATCGCGTAATGCGTCGAGTAGTCGATGATCGCGTTGGCGCGCTCGAGCTGCAACCGGGCGACCGCGAGTTCTCCCCGGGTCGCCTCGAGTGCCTGCTCGAGGGAGCGCAGCTCCCCGATCAGCGCGGGCGCCGTGAGCGGCGCCGGCTGGTCGTCGGCAGTGGCGCGTCGAGCCCAACCGCCGATGCTGCTCACAACGAGAGCGCCAAGGAGAATGAGCCCTCCCTGCAGCATCAGTTTCTGGGTTGTCGTGTGCATAGCCCTCTCTTGTATGGCCAGGCGGTCCCCATACTGGCACCGCCCCATCAATCTCCCGTCAATCAGCCGAGTCGCGCCGCCAATCCCCATGCGTGCCACCCGTCTTCTCGAGCAGTCGGACCTTTTCGATCTCCATCGCCCGGTCCGCCGCCTTCATCATGTCGTAAACCGTCAGCAGGGCGACCGATACCGCCGTGAGCGCCTCCATTTCCACCCCCGTCCGCCCGACCGCCTTCGCGGCCGCCCTCACCCGCACTCCCGGCAGCTCCTCGTC
Proteins encoded in this region:
- a CDS encoding lytic transglycosylase domain-containing protein; this encodes MGIGGATRLIDGRLMGRCQYGDRLAIQERAMHTTTQKLMLQGGLILLGALVVSSIGGWARRATADDQPAPLTAPALIGELRSLEQALEATRGELAVARLQLERANAIIDYSTHYAIAADLAAAIYDVALAEGVDPALAFRLVKVESGFNPKAKSKVGALGYTQVLPSTARLYEPGLTTAQLYDRSTNLRLGFRYLRDLLERYEGNADAKLRLALLAYNRGPARVQELLDAGKDPQNGYAAALMKGYRRKS